Proteins encoded within one genomic window of Xiphophorus maculatus strain JP 163 A chromosome 11, X_maculatus-5.0-male, whole genome shotgun sequence:
- the sertm1 gene encoding serine-rich and transmembrane domain-containing protein 1 isoform X2 has product MSGMDVLLVDNNKTGVTPIDNGTFLRFSPTSASTSAAASSPGGRQGNVYVYVWLFLGLLVFLLTLLIISLHRLKNIISSSSSVPDCSSEGGSSFTNMEICSISSQRSTISVLST; this is encoded by the coding sequence ATGTCGGGAATGGACGTCCTGCTGGTGGACAACAACAAGACCGGAGTCACCCCGATAGACAATGGGACTTTTCTCCGTTTCTCCCCGACGTCCGCCTCCACGTCGGCGGCTGCATCGTCCCCAGGAGGTCGCCAGGGCAACGTCTATGTCTACGTGTGGCTCTTCCTCGGGCTGCTGGTGTTCCTGCTGACGCTGCTCATCATCTCCCTCCACAGGCTGAAGAACATCATCTCATCATCTTCCTCGGTCCCCGACTGCAGCAGCGAGGGAGGGAGCTCCTTCACCAACATGGAGATCTGCAGCATCTCCTCTCAGAGGTCCACCATCTCTGTGCTCTCCACCTGA
- the sertm1 gene encoding serine-rich and transmembrane domain-containing protein 1 isoform X1 has protein sequence MSGMDVLLVDNNKTGVTPIDNGTFLRFSPTSASTSAAASSPGGRQGNVYVYVWLFLGLLVFLLTLLIISLHRLKNIISSSSSVPDCSSEGGSSFTNMEICSISSQRLRMHANQTNKPTRKTPQDQLME, from the exons ATGTCGGGAATGGACGTCCTGCTGGTGGACAACAACAAGACCGGAGTCACCCCGATAGACAATGGGACTTTTCTCCGTTTCTCCCCGACGTCCGCCTCCACGTCGGCGGCTGCATCGTCCCCAGGAGGTCGCCAGGGCAACGTCTATGTCTACGTGTGGCTCTTCCTCGGGCTGCTGGTGTTCCTGCTGACGCTGCTCATCATCTCCCTCCACAGGCTGAAGAACATCATCTCATCATCTTCCTCGGTCCCCGACTGCAGCAGCGAGGGAGGGAGCTCCTTCACCAACATGGAGATCTGCAGCATCTCCTCTCAGAG GCTGAGGATGCATgcaaaccaaacaaataaaccaacaaGAAAAACTCCACAAGACCAGCTGATGGAATAA